The following proteins are encoded in a genomic region of Gemmatimonadales bacterium:
- a CDS encoding peptidoglycan DD-metalloendopeptidase family protein — protein MTLLALLFGVGASGARRAGYLGGLKTAPPVVVASAPVRLISDTLRANETVSQLFARRGVNDVDWTALARGVRNFNPDRLRSGLVFTFRQRHGEETPHAVAVRVSYDSRLLMTRADTGWSASVERIPWRVEPLTVEGTIRTTLYDAMDAAVGDETLPAEARSQLVWGLAEVYDWVVDFSRDIQEGDRFRVVAERLVSIEGEVRYGRIVAARIDASNRHLYAFRFDDGDRTEFYDEQGRSMKRDFLRTPLEFKRLGSGFSRRRFHPILRHYRPHLGIDFGAAYGAPVRSVGNGTITVAGRMGGYGNLVEVRHNGTASSRYAHLSRFAAGVHVGARVSQGETIGYVGASGLATSPHLHYELRINGRAVNPRRQFSVGSGEPVPAARRTEFEPEKARLLELLEPRTAQPHTAT, from the coding sequence GTGACGTTGCTGGCGCTCCTGTTCGGCGTCGGCGCTTCGGGCGCGCGTCGCGCGGGCTACCTCGGCGGGCTCAAGACTGCGCCGCCGGTGGTCGTAGCCTCGGCGCCGGTCCGGTTGATCAGCGACACGCTCCGCGCCAACGAGACGGTATCGCAGCTGTTCGCCCGGCGCGGCGTGAACGACGTGGACTGGACCGCGCTCGCACGCGGAGTGAGGAACTTCAATCCGGACCGGCTACGCAGCGGGCTGGTCTTCACCTTCCGCCAGCGGCACGGGGAAGAGACGCCGCACGCTGTGGCGGTGCGGGTCTCGTACGACTCGCGGCTGCTGATGACCAGGGCCGACACGGGCTGGTCGGCGTCGGTGGAGCGCATCCCGTGGCGCGTCGAGCCTCTGACCGTCGAAGGGACGATCCGCACCACGCTCTACGACGCGATGGACGCGGCGGTCGGTGACGAGACGCTGCCGGCTGAAGCGCGCAGCCAGCTGGTGTGGGGCCTCGCCGAGGTCTACGACTGGGTGGTGGACTTCTCGCGCGACATCCAGGAGGGTGACCGCTTCCGCGTGGTGGCGGAGCGGCTGGTGTCCATCGAGGGAGAGGTGCGGTACGGCCGGATCGTCGCGGCGCGGATCGACGCGTCGAACCGCCACCTGTATGCTTTCCGCTTCGACGACGGCGACCGCACCGAGTTCTACGACGAGCAGGGCCGCTCGATGAAGCGCGACTTCCTGCGCACGCCGCTCGAGTTCAAGCGCCTCGGTTCCGGCTTCAGCAGGCGACGCTTCCACCCCATCCTCCGCCACTACCGCCCGCACCTGGGCATCGATTTCGGCGCCGCATATGGCGCGCCGGTGCGGAGCGTCGGCAACGGGACCATCACGGTAGCCGGCCGGATGGGCGGCTACGGCAACCTGGTCGAGGTCCGTCACAACGGGACTGCGAGCAGCCGATACGCGCACCTCTCGCGCTTCGCCGCGGGCGTCCACGTGGGGGCGCGGGTGAGCCAGGGCGAGACGATCGGATACGTGGGCGCGAGCGGACTCGCGACGAGCCCGCACCTGCACTACGAGCTGCGGATCAACGGCAGGGCGGTGAACCCACGCCGGCAGTTCAGCGTCGGCTCGGGCGAGCCGGTGCCGGCCGCACGCCGGACGGAGTTCGAGCCGGAGAAGGCGCGCCTATTGGAGCTGCTGGAGCCGCGGACCGCCCAGCCCCACACCGCGACCTGA
- a CDS encoding 1-(5-phosphoribosyl)-5-[(5-phosphoribosylamino)methylideneamino] imidazole-4-carboxamide isomerase, whose product MELYPAIDIRAGRVVRMSRSDATKQTLYHPDPFAVADSYLEAGAGWVHVVDLDRAFGLGDQTALVAALVKRLPIPVQAGGGIRTADDALRMRDLGVQRVVLGMRAAESVDDLAATADFFSEDFLAIAVDVRDGSLWARDWPEAAAVTPPALLQRARAAGLVLAVHTDLSREGSLLGANVEDAATLSRDAGVDMIVSGGINGLRDLERIREAGLAGAVVGRALFEQRFTLKEALACSSSS is encoded by the coding sequence GTGGAACTCTATCCCGCCATCGACATCCGCGCCGGAAGGGTCGTGCGCATGTCGCGCAGCGACGCCACGAAGCAGACGCTCTACCATCCCGACCCTTTCGCCGTGGCAGACAGCTACCTCGAGGCAGGCGCTGGTTGGGTCCACGTCGTGGACCTGGACCGAGCCTTCGGGTTGGGCGACCAGACCGCGCTCGTAGCCGCGCTGGTGAAGCGGCTGCCGATACCGGTGCAGGCGGGAGGCGGCATCCGCACGGCGGACGACGCGCTTCGCATGCGCGACCTCGGCGTGCAACGGGTGGTGCTGGGGATGCGCGCCGCCGAGTCCGTGGATGACCTGGCGGCGACGGCGGACTTCTTCAGTGAGGACTTCCTCGCCATCGCCGTGGACGTGCGGGACGGGTCGCTCTGGGCGCGAGACTGGCCGGAAGCCGCCGCCGTGACCCCGCCCGCATTGCTCCAGCGGGCGCGCGCGGCCGGTCTCGTGCTCGCGGTGCACACCGATCTCTCCCGTGAAGGCTCGCTCCTCGGCGCGAACGTGGAGGATGCGGCGACGCTCTCGCGCGATGCGGGCGTTGACATGATCGTTTCCGGAGGGATCAACGGCCTCCGCGACCTCGAGCGGATCCGCGAAGCGGGCCTCGCCGGGGCAGTCGTGGGCCGAGCGCTCTTCGAACAGCGGTTCACGCTCAAGGAGGCGCTGGCGTGCTCGTCGTCCTCGTAG